One window from the genome of Magnolia sinica isolate HGM2019 chromosome 4, MsV1, whole genome shotgun sequence encodes:
- the LOC131243871 gene encoding 18.1 kDa class I heat shock protein-like, whose product MSIIPSTFSRRTNACDPFSLDVWDPFQGFPFNSSLFPSRSDFGRETSQFANTQIDWKETPEAHVFKADLPGLRKEEVKVEVEEGRVLQISGERSKEKEDQNDTWHRVERSSGKFMRRFRLSENAKAEGVKATMEHGVLTVTVPKEVVKKLDVKSIEISG is encoded by the coding sequence ATGTCGATCATCCCGAGCACCTTTAGCCGAAGAACCAACGCCTGCGATCCCTTCTCCCTCGACGTATGGGACCCATTTCAAGGTTTCCCCTTCAACTCCTCTCTCTTCCCGTCTCGCTCCGATTTCGGCAGAGAAACTTCTCAATTCGCAAACACGCAGATAGATTGGAAGGAGACTCCGGAAGCGCACGTCTTCAAAGCGGATCTGCCTGGCCTCAGGAAGGAGGAAGTGAAGGTGGAGGTTGAAGAAGGGAGAGTGCTCCAGATCAGTGGCGAGAGGAGCAAAGAAAAGGAAGATCAGAACGACACGTGGCACCGTGTTGAGAGATCAAGTGGAAAGTTCATGAGGCGATTCAGGTTGTCGGAGAACGCGAAGGCGGAGGGAGTGAAGGCAACAATGGAGCATGGAGTCCTGACTGTAACAGTTCCGAAAGAGGTGGTGAAGAAGCTCGATGTGAAATCCATTGAAATCTCTGGTTAA
- the LOC131243868 gene encoding 17.8 kDa class I heat shock protein-like yields MSIIPSIFGRRTNVFDPFSLDVWDPFEGFSFNNSLFPSRSDFARETSQFANTQIDWKETPEAHVFKADLPGLKKEEVKVNVEEGRVLQISGERSKEKEEKNDKWHRVERTSGKFLRRFRLPENAKVEGVKAAMENGVLTVTVPKEQVKKPDVKSIEISG; encoded by the coding sequence ATGTCGATCATCCCCAGCATCTTTGGCCGCAGAACCAACGTCTTCGATCCCTTCTCCCTCGACGTATGGGACCCATTTGAAGGCTTCTCCTTCAACAACTCTCTCTTCCCATCTCGCTCCGATTTCGCCAGAGAAACATCCCAGTTTGCAAACACGCAGATTGATTGGAAGGAGACTCCGGAAGCCCACGTCTTCAAAGCGGATTTGCCGGGCCTTAAAAAGGAGGAGGTGAAGGTGAATGTTGAAGAAGGGAGAGTGCTCCAGATCAGCGGCGAGAGGAgcaaagagaaggaagagaagaatgaCAAGTGGCATCGCGTCGAGAGGACTAGTGGCAAATTCCTGAGGCGATTCAGGTTGCCGGAGAATGCGAAGGTGGAGGGAGTGAAGGCAGCAATGGAGAACGGAGTGCTAACTGTAACGGTTCCGAAAGAACAGGTGAAGAAGCCCGATGTAAAATCCATTGAAATCTCTGGTTGA
- the LOC131243870 gene encoding 18.1 kDa class I heat shock protein-like: protein MSIIPSIFGRRTNVFDPVSLDVWDPFEGFSFNNSLFPSRSDFERETSQFANTQIDWKETPEAHVFKADLPGLKKEEVKVNVEEGRVLQISGERSKEKEEKNDKWHRVERTSGKFLRRFRLPENAKVEGVKAAMENGVLTVTVPKEEVKKPDVKSIEISG, encoded by the coding sequence ATGTCGATCATCCCCAGCATCTTTGGCCGAAGAACCAACGTCTTCGATCCCGTCTCCCTCGACGTATGGGACCCATTTGAAGGCTTCTCCTTCAATAACTCTCTCTTCCCATCTCGCTCCGATTTCGAGAGAGAAACATCCCAGTTTGCAAACACGCAGATTGATTGGAAGGAGACTCCCGAAGCCCACGTCTTCAAAGCGGATTTGCCGGGCCTTAAAAAGGAGGAGGTGAAGGTGAATGTTGAAGAAGGTAGAGTGCTCCAGATCAGCGGCGAGAGGagcaaagaaaaggaagagaagaatgaCAAGTGGCATCGCGTCGAGAGGACAAGTGGCAAGTTCCTGAGGCGATTCAGGTTGCCGGAGAATGCGAAGGTGGAGGGAGTGAAGGCAGCAATGGAGAACGGGGTGCTGACTGTAACGGTTCCGAAAGAGGAGGTGAAGAAGCCCGATGTGAAATCCATTGAAATCTCTGGTTGA
- the LOC131243869 gene encoding 17.8 kDa class I heat shock protein-like has protein sequence MSMIPSIFGRRNNVYDPFSLDVWDPFQGFPLNSSLFPSRSDFARETSQFANTQIDWKETPAAHIFKADLPGLKKEEVKVEVEEGRVLQISGERSKEKKEKNDTWHHVERSSGKFMRRFRLPENAKVEEVKAAMENGVLTVTVPKEEVKKPDVKSIEISG, from the coding sequence ATGTCGATGATCCCAAGCATCTTTGGCCGAAGAAACAACGTCTACGATCCCTTCTCCCTCGACGTATGGGACCCATTTCAAGGCTTTCCTTTAAACTCCTCTCTCTTCCCATCTCGCTCCGATTTCGCTAGAGAAACTTCCCAATTCGCAAATACACAGATAGATTGGAAGGAGACTCCCGCAGCGCACATCTTCAAAGCGGATCTGCCGGGGCTGAAAAAGGAGGAAGTGAAGGTGGAGGTTGAAGAAGGGAGAGTGCTCCAGATCAGCGGCGAGAGGagcaaagagaaaaaagagaagaacgaCACGTGGCACCACGTCGAGAGGTCAAGTGGCAAGTTCATGAGGCGGTTCAGGTTGCCGGAGAATGCGAAGGTGGAGGAAGTGAAGGCAGCAATGGAGAACGGAGTGTTGACTGTAACGGTTCCAAAAGAGGAGGTGAAGAAGCCCGATGTGAAATCCATTGAAATCTCTGGCTAA
- the LOC131243867 gene encoding class I heat shock protein-like, translating into MSLIIPHLFGNRTVIDPFSIDIWDPFNKSEILGFANTQIDWKETPEAHVFKVDLPGLKKEEVKVKVEEGRVLQISGERNKEKEEKDEKWHRIERSHGKFLRRFRLPDNAKVDQVKASMENGVLTVTIPKEEVKKPEVKSIEISG; encoded by the coding sequence ATGTCGTTGATCATCCCCCATCTGTTCGGCAATCGAACGGTTATCGACCCGTTTTCGATCGATATCTGGGACCCATTTAACAAAAGTGAAATTTTGGGATTTGCAAATACGCAGATCGATTGGAAGGAGACTCCAGAAGCGCACGTCTTCAAAGTCGATCTTCCCGGCCTTAAGAAGGAGGAAGTGAAGGTGAAGGTGGAGGAAGGGAGAGTGCTCCAGATAAGTGGAGAACGTAacaaagagaaggaagagaaggaCGAGAAGTGGCATCGAATTGAAAGGAGCCACGGCAAGTTCCTTAGACGGTTCCGATTGCCTGATAACGCGAAGGTGGACCAAGTCAAGGCGTCGATGGAGAATGGGGTCTTGACTGTCACCATTCCGAAGGAGGAAGTGAAGAAGCCGGAGGTGAAATCGATCGAGATCTCTGGCTGA
- the LOC131243872 gene encoding 7-deoxyloganetic acid glucosyl transferase-like produces MEKGPTHVLIFPFPSQGHINSMLGFANMLCLAGIDVTFLNTDHTHHRLLRSNPDLLAARLGIRFRTISDGLPPDHPRPTDRAMDLYDSLRSVTKPLLQAMLAGSGRRPESDDAVTCIVADGILSFAIDVANELGIPIFAFHTASACSFWAFFCGPALEAGGEFPFEDDADMDHPIKSIPGMEAFLKRRDLPSIFRVKQLNDRLLQTILSETQNTSKASGFILNTFEDLEGPILSHIRVHFPTTYAIGPLHAHLKYRLIESVDSLPNSNLWTEDRTCMTWLDSQPSKSVLYVSFGSIAVITRDELLEFWHGLVDSHTRFLWVIRPDLVDGKGDEGQIPSELREATDERGCLVGWAPQEDVLAHSAVGGFLTHSGWNSTLESVCAGVPMICWPFFVDQQINSRYIGEVWKVGLDMKDSCDRRTVEMMIKELMEGKREELFRSMARITDLVKRSVSQGGSSYMNFEKLAEDIKSMSQRSIR; encoded by the exons ATGGAGAAAGGTCCGACGCACGTGCTGATATTCCCTTTCCCATCACAGGGGCATATCAACTCCATGCTCGGGTTCGCCAACATGCTATGCCTAGCTGGCATCGACGTTACCTTCCTCAACACAGACCATACCCACCACCGCCTCCTCCGCTCGAATCCTGACCTCCTCGCCGCCCGGCTCGGCATCCGATTCCGTACAATCTCAGACGGCCTCCCGCCGGACCATCCCCGACCGACTGATCGGGCGATGGACCTTTACGACTCGCTCAGATCGGTCACGAAGCCACTCCTCCAGGCGATGCTGGCCGGATCCGGCAGGCGGCCAGAATCTGACGACGCGGTGACGTGCATCGTAGCGGATGGGATCTTATCGTTCGCAATCGACGTCGCGAATGAGCTTGGAATACCGATCTTTGCCTTCCATACGGCGAGCGCGTGCAGCTTCTGGGCTTTTTTCTGTGGTCCTGCACTCGAAGCAGGAGGAGAGTTCCCATTTGAAG ATGATGCCGACATGGACCATCCGATAAAAAGCATTCCAGGTATGGAAGCCTTCCTTAAACGCCGGGACCTACCGAGTATCTTTCGTGTCAAGCAACTCAATGACCGGTTGCTCCAGACCATCTTAAGCGAGACCCAAAACACCAGTAAAGCCTCGGGTTTCATCCTAAATACCTTCGAAGACCTGGAAGGACCAATCCTCTCTCACATCCGGGTCCACTTCCCCACCACATATGCCATCGGACCCCTCCATGCTCACCTCAAGTACCGACTCATCGAGTCCGTCGATTCCTTGCCCAATTCAAACCTTTGGACAGAAGATAGAACCTGCATGACGTGGCTTGATTCTCAGCCAAGCAAATCCGTCCTCTACGTTAGCTTTGGTAGTATCGCAGTCATTACTCGGGATGAGTTGCTGGAATTCTGGCACGGCCTAGTCGACAGTCATACACGGTTCTTGTGGGTCATACGCCCGGACCTCGTTGATGGAAAAGGAGACGAAGGTCAGATCCCTTCCGAGTTGAGGGAAGCAACGGATGAGAGAGGGTGCCttgtagggtgggccccacaagaggaCGTGCTGGCCCACTCGGCTGTTGGTGGGTTCTTGACTCATAGCGGATGGAATTCTACATTGGAAAGTGTATGTGCGGGAGTACCGATGATCTGCTGGCCCTTCTTTGTGGATCAGCAGATAAATAGTAGGTACATTGGGGAGGTATGGAAGGTTGGTTTAGACATGAAAGATAGTTGTGATAGaaggacggttgagatgatgatcaaagagttgaTGGAAGGGAAGAGGGAAGAGTTATTCAGATCTATGGCTAGGATCACTGATCTGGTGAAGAGAAGTGTAAGCCAAGGTGGGTCATCTTACATGAATTTTGAGAAATTGGCTGAGGACATTAAATCGATGAGCCAACGGTCCATACGTTGA